Proteins encoded within one genomic window of Panicum virgatum strain AP13 chromosome 1N, P.virgatum_v5, whole genome shotgun sequence:
- the LOC120655349 gene encoding F-box protein At5g49610-like yields the protein MRTTSRARRSRSPCSAAPALPEELVVWEILIRLPAKALLRCRAVCRSWRRLTSGADFLLARHQRQPSLPLFVSSGQILFVSIGQIRASGNVPGSTLDAFDLRAGPAAAERRPAILRFTDCSPYLEFKVYASCNGLLLLSIWNHRFYYICNPATCQWKALPSLLGAKVAALYPHSSSGEYRVFYTKQTKPDVDAAYYFLTLGSVAEPRCVGLPAAAASASIKKYIAAGLLFGSERPSVYVLLHSCLHWILYSSQLEENALIVFDTVAESFRGMSPPSENRPFRHLLEMNGTLGFSHIDESKMLVKLWVLQDYEREVWSFKYQIELPMLELRRSIDKNCSLKVQVVSEKGDVLVSCSCFCHLFHCDSMGKLLQKFRRRRVFSRPIGHWFKESLVRHAFIQGQDGDHVVLPPFFQGF from the coding sequence ATGCGGACAACCTCCAGAGCGAGAAGGTCGCGGAGCCCCTGCTCTGCCGCCCCGGCCCTCCCGGAGGAGCTCGTCGTGTGGGAGATCCTCATCCGCCTGCCGGCGAAGGCGCTCCTCCGCTGCCGCGCGGTCTGCCGTTCCTGGCGCCGCCTCACCTCCGGCGCCGATTTCCTCCTCGCCCGCCACCAGCGCCAACCGTCGCTCCCGCTCTTCGTCTCCAGCGGCCAGATCCTCTTCGTCTCCATCGGCCAGATCCGCGCCTCCGGCAACGTCCCCGGCTCCACCCTCGACGCCTTCGACCTCCGGGCaggccccgctgccgccgagcgtCGTCCTGCTATCCTCCGTTTCACAGATTGCAGTCCCTACCTTGAGTTCAAGGTCTACGCCTCCTGCAACGGGCTGCTCCTGCTCTCCATCTGGAATCACCGCTTCTACTACATCTGCAACCCGGCCACGTGCCAGTGGAAGGCGCTACCGAGCCTCCTCGGCGCCAAGGTCGCGGCGCTGTACCCGCACAGCTCGTCTGGCGAGTACCGCGTCTTCTACACGAAGCAGACAAAGCCGGATGTGGATGCTGCCTACTATTTCCTCACCTTAGGCTCCGTTGCAGAGCCAAGGTGCGTTGGTCTGCCTGCCGCTGCAGCCTCGGCGTCCATCAAGAAGTACATCGCAGCTGGGTTGCTCTTTGGCAGTGAGCGCCCGTCTGTCTATGTCTTGCTCCATAGCTGCCTGCATTGGATCCTCTACAGCTCACAGTTAGAGGAAAATGCTCTGATTGTTTTCGACACGGTTGCTGAATCTTTTAGGGGCATGAGTCCTCCTTCTGAGAATCGGCCGTTTCGGCATTTGCTAGAGATGAATGGTACGCTCGGCTTCAGCCATATCGATGAGAGCAAGATGCTGGTGAAATTATGGGTGCTACAGGACTATGAGAGGGAGGTCTGGTCATTCAAGTATCAGATTGAACTCCCAATGCTGGAACTGAGGAGGAGTATTGATAAGAATTGCAGTTTGAAGGTACAGGTTGTATCGGAGAAAGGAGATGTGCTGGTCTCCTGTTCCTGTTTCTGTCATCTGTTTCACTGTGACAGCATGGGCAAGTTGCTGCAAAAGTTCCGACGGCGTCGTGTGTTTTCAAGGCCTATTGGACATTGGTTCAAAGAAAGCCTTGTCAGACATGCATTCATACAGGGGCAAGATGGTGATCATGTGGTTCTGCCACCTTTCTTTCAAGGTTTCTAG